One part of the Aurantibacillus circumpalustris genome encodes these proteins:
- a CDS encoding DUF7149 domain-containing protein, whose product MKPKKALNKAFLKVKPNRTEIESFKANLITLLDTTNDTESEEFHKNLVTDFLKKTYYDPNHYINTKGRNDLVIHNGNTAKTSVAVIIEAKKPTNKNEMLSKEAINKKAFQELILYYLRERITHNNLEVKHLVATNINEWFIFDATLFDRLFAQNKNFVKQFTDFEAGRLADTKTDFFYKQIAEPFIEAISSEIEFTYFNIQEYQKPLRNDDKADDNSLIALFKLLSPEHLLKLPFTNDSNSLDKRFYSELLHIIGLTETKEGSKKLIERNKEGARNSGSILEDAIIQLDSLDKLSRLDKPQQYGDTVQERLFTVGLELSITWINRILFLKLLEAQLITYHKGDKSYSFLNHDKIKNYDDLNSLFFQVLARKHDDRNADVKKAFDKVPYLNSSLFEPTEIEQLTLFISNLKDDKTIPLISSTVLKNEQGKKRTGELTTLEYLFEFLNAYDFASEGSEEIQEDNKTLINASVLGLIFEKINGYKDGSFFTPGFITMYMCRETIRKAVVQKFNEAKKWNCTSIEELYDKIEDRKEANAIVNFIKICDPAVGSGHFLVSALNEVIAVKNDLRILQDRSGQRLKEYHVEVVNDELIVTDEESELFEYNPTNKESQRIQETLFHEKQTIIENCLFGVDINTNSVKICRLRLWIELLKNAYYKNTTELETLPNIDINIKCGNSLVSRFAIDADLKQALRKSKWTIDSYRIAVDTYRNAESKEQKREMEKLIADIKSDFTSEISQRDPKIIKLQKIQYEYNVLVAPNIFKEDEAAYGNESNKKKAKEREKDLEKEIAKLTNEIEEIKSNKIFENAFEWRFEFPEVLNDEGEFIGFDVLIGNPPYLSYYSGMAVFVEPKEYEFYVNNYEFVTNKKAKNRLSTVMLFLELSTRLLKLNGRFSNIIDINIFSPAFEPIRKYLLSKIDVEKIVANLSVFEGVGSGQVLLFYTNEKKPNNKIKYKVGIDGNSNDFDQTDINQNNNYNFQFDINSDLIKKIKSNHTILDSWCYLISGMNIGGVKDYFLSETKIDDTYHTAIFSGNIFRYQIEYPNEVQTRNKRNYFIRFDKNIEKYIWDNKVGTPSIGADDTKFKKEKLLIRRPLTGDGKLAAAFSDNVDHYSDVTVYIINETIISIKFLLGIINSKIATWYCRKAGIIRFEKGQQPQITITKFKEFPIPEANENAIAKIIEKVTLRTSETDKNQIDRIEKEIDQLVYKLYDLTEEEIAIIESSTK is encoded by the coding sequence TTGAAACCAAAAAAGGCACTCAACAAAGCTTTTTTAAAAGTAAAGCCCAACAGAACTGAAATCGAAAGTTTCAAGGCTAACCTCATTACCCTACTCGATACAACCAACGATACCGAAAGCGAAGAGTTTCATAAAAACCTGGTAACCGACTTTTTAAAGAAAACCTATTACGACCCAAACCATTACATCAATACCAAAGGACGTAACGACCTTGTTATTCATAATGGGAATACAGCAAAAACTTCCGTTGCGGTAATTATTGAAGCCAAAAAGCCAACCAACAAAAATGAAATGCTCTCAAAAGAGGCCATTAACAAAAAAGCATTTCAAGAATTAATACTTTATTATTTAAGAGAAAGAATCACCCACAACAACCTCGAAGTAAAACACTTGGTTGCAACCAACATAAACGAATGGTTTATTTTTGACGCCACGCTTTTCGACAGACTATTTGCTCAAAACAAAAACTTCGTAAAACAGTTCACTGATTTTGAAGCAGGACGTTTAGCCGATACAAAAACCGACTTTTTTTACAAACAAATTGCTGAACCCTTCATTGAAGCAATAAGCTCCGAAATAGAATTTACTTATTTCAACATTCAAGAATATCAAAAACCTCTGCGAAACGATGATAAGGCAGACGATAATTCCTTAATCGCTTTATTCAAATTACTTTCGCCAGAACACCTTTTAAAACTTCCCTTCACAAACGACAGCAACAGCCTCGATAAACGTTTTTATTCGGAGTTATTGCACATCATCGGTTTAACAGAGACTAAAGAAGGAAGCAAAAAACTTATTGAACGTAATAAAGAAGGCGCAAGAAATTCAGGAAGCATTTTAGAAGATGCCATCATTCAATTAGACAGCCTCGATAAATTAAGCCGTTTAGATAAACCGCAACAATACGGCGACACGGTGCAAGAACGTTTATTCACGGTGGGCCTTGAGCTCTCTATTACCTGGATAAACCGTATTCTGTTTTTAAAGTTGTTAGAAGCCCAACTCATTACCTATCACAAAGGCGATAAATCGTATTCTTTTTTAAATCACGATAAGATTAAAAACTACGACGATTTAAACAGTTTGTTCTTTCAGGTTTTAGCACGCAAACACGATGACAGAAACGCCGATGTAAAAAAAGCCTTTGACAAAGTACCGTATTTAAACAGTTCTCTTTTTGAACCTACCGAAATTGAACAGTTGACTTTATTTATCAGCAACTTAAAAGATGATAAAACCATTCCTCTCATTTCTTCAACGGTACTTAAAAACGAACAAGGCAAAAAACGCACTGGCGAACTAACCACTTTAGAATACCTCTTTGAATTTTTAAACGCTTACGACTTTGCAAGCGAGGGTTCTGAAGAAATTCAAGAAGACAATAAAACCCTTATTAACGCTTCGGTTCTTGGTTTAATCTTTGAGAAAATAAACGGTTACAAAGACGGTTCCTTTTTTACACCCGGCTTTATTACCATGTACATGTGCCGCGAAACCATTCGCAAAGCTGTTGTGCAGAAATTTAACGAAGCAAAAAAATGGAACTGCACTAGCATTGAAGAGCTGTATGATAAAATTGAAGACCGTAAAGAAGCCAACGCCATTGTAAACTTCATTAAAATTTGTGACCCCGCCGTTGGTTCTGGGCACTTTTTAGTTTCGGCTCTTAATGAAGTAATTGCCGTAAAAAATGATTTAAGAATATTACAAGACCGCAGCGGCCAGCGCTTAAAAGAATATCATGTAGAGGTAGTAAACGACGAGCTCATTGTTACTGACGAAGAAAGTGAACTCTTTGAATACAATCCTACGAATAAAGAAAGCCAGCGCATTCAAGAAACTTTGTTTCACGAAAAACAAACCATCATCGAGAACTGCCTTTTTGGTGTAGACATTAACACCAACTCCGTAAAAATTTGCCGTTTGCGTTTGTGGATTGAATTATTAAAAAATGCATACTACAAAAACACTACCGAACTGGAAACCCTTCCCAACATCGATATTAACATTAAATGCGGTAACTCTTTGGTAAGCCGTTTTGCCATTGATGCAGATTTAAAACAAGCGCTTAGAAAAAGTAAATGGACCATTGACAGCTACCGAATTGCTGTTGACACATACCGCAATGCTGAAAGCAAAGAACAAAAGCGGGAAATGGAAAAACTGATTGCTGACATTAAATCAGATTTTACAAGTGAAATTTCTCAACGTGATCCAAAAATAATTAAACTTCAAAAAATACAATACGAGTACAATGTTTTGGTTGCGCCAAATATTTTTAAGGAAGATGAAGCCGCTTATGGGAATGAGAGCAATAAGAAAAAAGCGAAGGAGCGGGAAAAAGACCTAGAAAAGGAAATTGCAAAACTCACCAATGAAATTGAAGAAATAAAATCTAATAAGATCTTTGAAAACGCTTTTGAATGGCGTTTTGAATTTCCAGAAGTACTGAATGATGAAGGTGAGTTTATTGGTTTTGATGTATTAATTGGTAATCCTCCATACTTGAGTTATTATTCTGGCATGGCGGTATTTGTTGAACCAAAAGAGTATGAATTTTATGTAAACAACTACGAGTTTGTTACAAATAAAAAAGCGAAAAACAGGCTAAGCACTGTGATGCTCTTTTTAGAACTATCTACGAGATTATTAAAATTGAATGGCCGCTTCTCCAATATAATTGACATTAATATTTTTTCGCCAGCTTTTGAACCGATTAGAAAATATCTTCTCTCAAAAATTGACGTTGAAAAAATAGTAGCTAATTTATCTGTATTTGAAGGTGTTGGATCTGGGCAGGTATTGCTTTTTTACACAAACGAAAAAAAGCCAAATAATAAGATTAAATACAAAGTAGGTATTGACGGAAATTCTAATGATTTTGATCAAACTGACATTAACCAAAATAACAATTATAATTTTCAGTTTGACATAAACTCGGATTTGATTAAAAAAATCAAAAGTAATCATACTATTCTAGATAGTTGGTGCTATTTAATATCCGGCATGAATATCGGAGGAGTAAAAGATTATTTTTTATCAGAAACAAAGATTGACGACACTTATCATACTGCCATTTTTAGCGGTAATATATTTAGATATCAAATTGAATATCCAAATGAAGTCCAAACAAGAAATAAGCGAAATTATTTTATTCGGTTTGATAAAAATATTGAAAAATACATTTGGGATAACAAAGTTGGCACCCCAAGCATAGGGGCTGACGATACAAAATTCAAGAAAGAAAAATTGCTGATACGCCGGCCGTTAACAGGTGATGGCAAATTAGCGGCAGCATTTTCAGATAATGTTGACCATTATTCGGACGTAACAGTTTATATAATTAACGAAACTATTATTTCTATTAAATTTTTACTAGGAATTATTAATTCGAAAATTGCTACATGGTATTGCAGAAAAGCGGGTATAATTAGATTTGAGAAGGGACAGCAACCTCAAATTACAATAACTAAATTTAAGGAATTCCCAATTCCAGAAGCAAATGAAAACGCTATCGCTAAAATCATAGAAAAAGTGACACTTAGAACTAGTGAAACTGATAAAAATCAAATTGATAGAATTGAAAAAGAAATAGACCAGTTAGTTTACAAACTTTACGATTTAACAGAAGAAGAAATTGCTATTATAGAAAGTTCAACAAAGTAA
- a CDS encoding response regulator transcription factor, with amino-acid sequence MLSQRETAFVLTSISANFSLRSVREREFLKLVCHEKEYTYEQIADQMKVQHRTVDGYRESVFDKFGIKSKTGLVLFVLKHNLFDVL; translated from the coding sequence ATGCTATCCCAAAGGGAAACCGCATTTGTTTTAACTTCAATTTCAGCGAATTTCTCATTGAGATCTGTTCGCGAACGAGAATTTTTAAAACTAGTTTGTCACGAAAAAGAATACACCTACGAACAAATTGCCGATCAAATGAAAGTGCAGCACAGAACTGTAGATGGATACAGAGAATCTGTGTTCGATAAATTTGGAATTAAATCAAAAACGGGTCTGGTGCTTTTTGTTTTAAAGCATAATTTGTTCGATGTGCTTTAG
- a CDS encoding porin family protein has protein sequence MRGLTKKITNILVFLGSIYTFDSSAQISIGVKTGANFSQYNFVLFGEERSDILNSYSYGLNIGIPIEIRISKVYAIQLELNYIGKGGDKFWVEYTTNTNGWERRTSTIKAKVNCIDIPLLFKLGVNREKFGVNFMIGPSFGFIIEEGLAWNNTYGSSSGQNTSEADETSISIGEKNFVPGFDFGVNAGAELAFKLGPGKVFADFRYQYGFGVWIVPINSRGIQTVIGYRIPLSKSKESEFEKH, from the coding sequence ATGAGAGGACTTACCAAAAAAATCACAAACATACTTGTTTTCCTTGGAAGTATTTATACGTTTGATAGCTCTGCACAAATTTCTATAGGTGTTAAAACTGGCGCAAATTTTTCGCAATACAATTTTGTATTATTTGGAGAGGAGCGTTCAGATATTTTGAATTCTTATAGTTATGGTCTAAATATTGGAATTCCGATTGAAATTAGAATCAGTAAAGTGTACGCAATTCAATTGGAGTTAAATTATATAGGAAAGGGCGGGGATAAGTTTTGGGTAGAATACACTACTAACACTAATGGATGGGAGAGAAGAACCTCAACAATTAAAGCAAAAGTTAATTGTATTGATATTCCCCTCTTGTTTAAGCTAGGAGTGAATCGCGAAAAATTCGGTGTGAATTTTATGATTGGCCCTAGTTTTGGATTTATAATAGAAGAAGGTTTGGCGTGGAATAATACGTACGGCAGTTCTTCTGGTCAAAATACCTCTGAAGCTGATGAAACTTCAATTAGTATTGGCGAAAAAAATTTTGTTCCCGGTTTCGACTTCGGTGTTAATGCAGGTGCTGAGCTTGCCTTCAAACTAGGTCCTGGTAAAGTATTTGCGGACTTTAGATATCAATATGGTTTTGGTGTGTGGATCGTTCCTATTAATAGCCGTGGCATTCAAACAGTAATTGGTTATCGTATCCCACTTTCAAAATCAAAAGAATCTGAATTTGAGAAACACTAA
- a CDS encoding porin family protein — protein sequence MRALLKKTATLVVIIVLVNSINVRAQTSIGVKIGANFAKMSFDDNFGVNEQISNSTLTDINVGIPFEIRFSKVIAIQPEINYIGKGTSQVVKGYQNNGTEWESYESVSKIRLGYMEVPFLLKLGVNKEKFGVNVLLGPSFGMLTRIAYQFESNSTNSSGQTQSSSDSESMLIGSQNFEYGFDVGANLGLEFSLPLGPGKLFTEARYQYSKTFLDGTSLTHMGIQGVIGYRIPFSAF from the coding sequence ATGAGAGCTCTTTTAAAAAAAACTGCAACGCTTGTTGTAATTATTGTATTGGTAAATTCAATTAATGTAAGGGCGCAAACTTCGATTGGAGTTAAAATTGGAGCCAATTTTGCAAAAATGAGTTTTGACGATAATTTTGGTGTGAATGAACAAATTTCTAATTCTACTCTAACAGATATAAATGTGGGTATCCCATTTGAAATTCGTTTTAGTAAGGTAATCGCTATTCAGCCAGAGATTAATTATATTGGTAAGGGAACGTCACAGGTCGTAAAAGGTTATCAAAATAATGGAACTGAATGGGAGAGTTATGAGTCTGTATCTAAAATAAGGTTGGGTTATATGGAGGTTCCGTTTTTGCTTAAACTAGGTGTAAATAAAGAAAAGTTTGGAGTGAATGTATTACTAGGACCAAGTTTTGGGATGTTAACAAGAATAGCTTATCAATTCGAATCAAACAGCACTAATTCTTCTGGTCAAACCCAATCTAGTTCAGACTCTGAGTCGATGCTTATTGGTAGTCAAAATTTCGAATACGGTTTCGATGTGGGTGCTAATTTGGGTTTAGAGTTCTCGCTACCTTTGGGACCAGGAAAATTATTCACGGAGGCAAGATATCAATATAGTAAAACCTTTTTAGATGGCACAAGCCTCACTCACATGGGTATTCAGGGTGTGATTGGTTATCGTATACCTTTTTCGGCTTTTTAA
- a CDS encoding GIY-YIG nuclease family protein → MYYTYILYSISKNKYYVGCTGDLLEERIRKHNSNHKGFTGGIGDWTLKYFEEFFTKEEALKREKQIKNWKSRKLIEKFILKV, encoded by the coding sequence ATGTACTACACTTACATACTCTATTCCATTTCCAAAAATAAATATTACGTGGGTTGCACCGGTGATCTTTTAGAAGAACGTATTCGCAAGCATAACTCGAATCACAAAGGTTTTACAGGAGGTATTGGCGACTGGACGTTAAAATACTTTGAAGAATTTTTTACCAAAGAGGAAGCTTTGAAAAGAGAAAAACAAATTAAAAATTGGAAAAGTAGAAAACTCATTGAAAAATTTATTTTGAAGGTCTAG
- a CDS encoding GIY-YIG nuclease family protein has protein sequence MFHLYILYSETLNKYYVGCTGDLLEERIRKHNSNHKGFTGGIGDWKIKYFEEFFTKEEALKREKQIKNWKSRKLIEKLISQSSSAGSEHPDP, from the coding sequence ATGTTTCATCTTTATATATTATACTCAGAAACTCTAAATAAATATTACGTGGGTTGCACCGGTGATCTTTTAGAAGAACGTATTCGCAAGCATAACTCGAATCACAAAGGCTTTACAGGAGGTATTGGCGACTGGAAAATAAAATACTTTGAAGAATTTTTTACCAAAGAGGAAGCTTTGAAAAGAGAAAAACAAATTAAAAATTGGAAAAGTAGAAAACTTATTGAGAAATTGATTTCTCAGTCTAGCTCAGCTGGTTCGGAGCATCCCGATCCGTAG
- a CDS encoding zinc ribbon domain-containing protein, with product MSAKIKEKIDASIEGKLKNLYQLQLIDSKIDKLRTIRGELPLEVSDLEDTVAGLETRLANVTEEVAELENQLNEKKQNIKDFQANIKKYEAQQNKVRNNREYDAITKEIEFQNLEIQLAEKRTKEAKASIVIKGELLEKSKIEFEERSKDLKAKKSELEEIIAETEKEEKELSKDSEQASSTIEDRLLNAYKRIRANSRNGLAVVAVERDACGGCYNKIPPQRQLDIRLNKKIIVCEHCGRVLVDGMLIPDSGLEDVEKEAAKKAAAEK from the coding sequence ATGAGCGCAAAAATTAAAGAGAAAATAGATGCTTCGATTGAAGGAAAATTAAAAAACCTTTATCAATTACAATTAATTGACAGCAAGATCGATAAATTACGCACTATTCGTGGTGAATTACCTTTAGAGGTAAGTGATTTGGAAGATACAGTAGCAGGCTTAGAAACACGTCTTGCTAATGTTACAGAAGAAGTAGCTGAACTTGAAAATCAGTTAAACGAGAAAAAACAAAACATCAAAGATTTTCAAGCCAATATTAAAAAATACGAAGCTCAACAAAATAAAGTGCGTAACAATCGTGAATACGATGCTATCACTAAAGAAATTGAATTTCAAAATTTAGAAATTCAATTAGCTGAAAAGCGTACAAAAGAAGCGAAAGCCAGTATCGTTATTAAAGGCGAATTACTCGAGAAAAGTAAAATTGAATTTGAAGAACGCAGCAAAGATTTAAAAGCGAAAAAAAGTGAGCTTGAAGAAATTATTGCTGAAACTGAAAAAGAAGAAAAAGAATTATCAAAAGATAGTGAACAAGCATCTTCAACTATTGAAGATCGTTTATTGAATGCTTACAAACGTATTCGCGCAAATTCTCGTAACGGCCTAGCTGTTGTTGCGGTTGAACGTGATGCTTGCGGCGGTTGTTATAATAAAATTCCACCTCAACGTCAGTTAGATATTCGTTTAAATAAAAAAATTATTGTTTGCGAACATTGCGGTCGTGTACTTGTAGATGGTATGTTGATTCCAGATTCAGGTCTAGAAGACGTTGAAAAAGAAGCAGCAAAAAAAGCAGCCGCTGAAAAATAA
- a CDS encoding Nif3-like dinuclear metal center hexameric protein: MTVGEIIDALEIFAPLSYQEDYDNCGLLTGNRHEQATGALLTLDCTEEIVDEAIAKKCNLIIAHHPIIFSGLKKITGSTYIERTIIKAIKNDIAIYACHTNLDNVRLGVNNKIAEKLGLLNVKILAPKKNLLKKIVSFVPASHHELVLRALFAAGAGNIGNYDQCSFNLEGNGTFRGNEQSKPFIGKANELSKEKEIRIETLFESANQTKIISALLGSHPYEEIAYDIYTLDNKHALIGSGMIGEFEQPLKEIDFLNHVKKVFQVPTIKHTHLLQKSIKKVAICGGSGRFLLKNAISSGADAYITSDFKYHEYFDAEKTLLLVDTGHYESEQFTPEIFYDIIQKKFTTFAIHLSKINTNPINYF, encoded by the coding sequence ATGACAGTAGGAGAAATAATAGACGCACTTGAAATTTTTGCACCACTAAGTTATCAGGAAGATTACGACAACTGTGGTTTATTAACCGGCAACAGACATGAGCAAGCCACGGGAGCACTGTTAACACTGGATTGCACCGAGGAAATTGTTGACGAAGCAATCGCGAAAAAATGTAATCTTATTATCGCACATCATCCAATTATTTTTAGCGGTTTAAAAAAAATAACAGGAAGCACTTATATAGAACGCACCATTATTAAGGCTATAAAAAATGATATCGCTATTTATGCTTGTCATACGAATTTGGACAACGTTAGGCTGGGTGTTAATAATAAAATCGCTGAAAAACTTGGCTTACTGAACGTAAAGATACTCGCTCCTAAAAAAAATCTACTTAAAAAAATTGTAAGTTTCGTTCCCGCTTCACATCATGAACTCGTTCTTAGAGCTTTATTTGCTGCAGGCGCCGGTAATATTGGTAACTACGATCAATGTAGTTTCAATTTAGAAGGTAATGGAACTTTTAGGGGTAATGAACAAAGCAAACCCTTTATTGGCAAAGCCAATGAATTAAGCAAAGAAAAAGAAATACGCATTGAAACCCTATTTGAATCCGCAAATCAAACAAAGATTATATCTGCTTTACTAGGCTCACATCCTTATGAAGAGATAGCTTATGATATATACACATTAGATAATAAGCATGCGCTAATTGGTAGTGGTATGATTGGTGAATTTGAGCAGCCCCTAAAGGAAATAGATTTTTTAAATCATGTTAAAAAAGTGTTTCAGGTGCCTACCATTAAACACACACATTTACTTCAAAAAAGCATAAAAAAGGTAGCAATTTGCGGCGGAAGTGGTCGGTTTTTGTTAAAAAACGCGATTTCTAGTGGTGCTGATGCTTATATAACCTCAGATTTTAAGTACCACGAGTACTTTGATGCTGAAAAAACACTTCTATTGGTAGACACAGGACACTATGAATCAGAACAATTTACACCAGAAATTTTTTATGATATAATTCAGAAAAAATTTACTACATTTGCAATCCATTTATCGAAAATTAATACCAATCCGATAAATTATTTTTAA
- a CDS encoding peptidylprolyl isomerase, translating into MNKQKNVQQQVDTERKKEQVSVLEKIRRRTGLLVSIVGVALLIFILESLLGSGASIFGGSDLNYAGSINGKKIDRNEFLMKFENQLNNYRQRNQGRDVDESTKTQVIEGIWQQYIIDLVMKPQFNKIGIAVGDDELYESVVVNPAQSIIQNLTDPNTGKINEQFSRPDGSLDPLKWRQAVQNVTGENEMAVRSMEEQVKDSRYFEKFRALITKGLYVTKAEAKQNYQNQNQKRELSYIIKRFDSVSDTVVKVTDSDIQKYYKEHSYQYMNSEATRSAEYVVFNVLPSKEDLAEIENDAQRVASEFKGLSVRDDSSFMAQESENGSIMIQNFTKKSMIIRDSSVFTSAAGTVFGPYNEGAYFKIYKLQGINSMADSARIRHILVGINDAQQKPKRSLEQAKNEADSILVLLKAKKVSFDSLVVNYSDDGGSKTNGGDYGWFDENEGFVEQFKNAGLMGSKGNISVVETQFGYHIIEVLDVSKTRHNSYRVAQIFKLIGPSDETNQRVFATANQFAGENNTAELFDKAVVAQKLIPRMANNIKEGNYQVSGLDGAKELVKWAFNANKGDVTIFTMTDKHVVAKLSGIKNQGLLPLEEVKDDVTMKATQAKKAEMFTEEFKNKAGNDKSIEAIAGKLGLEVRKSSDLIAQQNTIEGVGPDNIMVGTAIGTKAGALSKITTGINGVFVLAVNSVEKNIEMKDYTNQMKDMERELNGRADSDSFYALKEMSDIEFHKSRID; encoded by the coding sequence ATGAATAAGCAAAAAAACGTTCAGCAACAAGTTGATACAGAAAGAAAAAAAGAACAGGTGTCTGTTCTAGAAAAAATCAGAAGAAGAACGGGTTTACTGGTCTCTATAGTAGGAGTTGCCCTCTTAATTTTTATTTTAGAAAGTCTTTTAGGTTCAGGGGCTTCCATTTTTGGTGGAAGTGATTTGAATTATGCCGGTTCTATCAATGGTAAAAAAATTGACAGGAACGAATTTCTAATGAAATTCGAAAACCAGTTAAACAACTACCGTCAAAGAAATCAAGGTCGTGATGTTGATGAATCTACTAAAACTCAGGTAATTGAGGGCATTTGGCAACAGTACATTATTGACCTGGTTATGAAACCACAGTTTAATAAAATCGGTATTGCGGTTGGAGATGATGAGCTTTATGAAAGTGTTGTTGTAAACCCTGCTCAATCAATTATTCAGAACTTAACTGATCCCAATACTGGTAAGATAAACGAACAATTTTCGCGCCCGGATGGTTCACTTGACCCATTAAAATGGAGACAGGCAGTACAAAACGTAACTGGAGAAAATGAAATGGCGGTTCGTAGTATGGAAGAGCAGGTAAAAGACTCTCGTTATTTTGAAAAGTTCAGAGCATTAATAACAAAAGGTCTTTACGTTACAAAGGCAGAAGCAAAACAAAACTATCAAAATCAAAATCAAAAAAGAGAACTTTCTTATATTATAAAACGTTTTGATTCAGTGAGTGATACTGTGGTTAAGGTTACGGATTCTGATATTCAAAAATATTACAAAGAACATTCTTACCAATACATGAACTCTGAGGCAACTCGCAGTGCTGAATATGTTGTATTTAATGTTTTACCAAGTAAGGAAGATCTTGCTGAAATTGAGAACGATGCACAACGTGTGGCTTCTGAATTCAAAGGTTTATCGGTAAGAGACGACAGTTCTTTTATGGCTCAGGAAAGTGAAAATGGATCTATTATGATCCAAAATTTTACTAAGAAATCAATGATTATTCGTGACTCAAGCGTGTTTACATCTGCTGCAGGAACCGTTTTTGGTCCTTATAACGAAGGTGCTTATTTTAAAATATACAAACTTCAAGGCATAAACTCTATGGCTGATAGCGCTAGAATTCGTCACATTCTTGTTGGAATTAATGATGCTCAACAAAAACCAAAACGTAGTTTAGAACAAGCAAAGAATGAAGCTGACAGTATTTTGGTTCTTTTAAAAGCTAAAAAAGTTTCTTTCGACAGTCTGGTTGTAAATTACAGTGATGACGGTGGAAGCAAGACAAATGGTGGAGATTATGGCTGGTTTGATGAAAATGAAGGGTTTGTGGAACAATTCAAAAATGCTGGTTTAATGGGTAGTAAAGGGAATATTTCTGTAGTTGAAACTCAATTTGGATACCATATTATTGAGGTATTGGATGTAAGTAAAACTCGCCACAACAGTTACAGGGTTGCTCAAATTTTTAAATTAATTGGTCCTAGCGATGAAACTAACCAACGTGTTTTCGCAACTGCAAATCAGTTTGCTGGAGAAAACAACACAGCGGAATTGTTTGATAAAGCAGTTGTTGCTCAGAAACTTATTCCGCGCATGGCTAACAATATTAAAGAAGGTAATTATCAAGTATCTGGGCTTGACGGCGCAAAAGAACTTGTTAAATGGGCGTTTAATGCTAACAAAGGAGACGTTACAATTTTTACTATGACGGATAAGCACGTTGTTGCAAAATTAAGCGGTATTAAAAACCAAGGTCTTCTTCCGCTTGAAGAAGTTAAGGATGATGTTACCATGAAGGCAACTCAGGCAAAGAAGGCAGAAATGTTTACTGAAGAATTCAAAAATAAAGCGGGTAATGACAAAAGCATTGAAGCAATTGCTGGAAAACTTGGTTTAGAAGTGAGAAAATCTTCTGACTTAATAGCTCAACAAAATACGATTGAAGGCGTTGGTCCTGATAATATTATGGTTGGAACTGCAATTGGTACGAAAGCTGGAGCTCTCAGTAAAATAACTACTGGAATTAATGGTGTGTTTGTACTGGCAGTTAATTCAGTTGAGAAAAACATTGAGATGAAAGATTACACAAACCAAATGAAAGACATGGAACGAGAATTGAACGGAAGAGCTGATTCTGATTCATTCTATGCCTTAAAAGAAATGTCGGATATCGAATTTCATAAGTCCAGAATTGATTAA